Proteins encoded together in one Cicer arietinum cultivar CDC Frontier isolate Library 1 chromosome 4, Cicar.CDCFrontier_v2.0, whole genome shotgun sequence window:
- the LOC101501378 gene encoding beta-fructofuranosidase, insoluble isoenzyme CWINV3-like: MENITKDASLNSINNDQPYRTWYHFQPPKNWMNDPNGPMYYKGVYHFFYQHNPDGATFGKKMVWGHSISYDLINWTHLKHAIRPDSIGDINSCFSGSATILPGEKPVILYTGIDGKKHQVQNLAFPKNLLDPFLREWEKHPQNPVMTPPSEVEEDNFRDPSTAWQGKDGKWRVVIGAQNGDEGKAILYKSDDFFDWKVDPNPFFATDGTGVCECPDFFPVYVNSTNGVDTSVENSSVRHVFKISYLRRHHDYYFIGSYVSDSDKEKFVPDVKYTGSWKELRFDYGNFYASKSFFDYAKNRRILWGWVEENDSRQDSIERGWAGLQTIPRKFWLDKDGKQLMQWPIEELEKLRDNQINITGETLLGGSTLEVQGITASQADVEVLFELPDLQNAELIDPSEVDPQILCSEQYASRNGIIGPFGLLALASKDQTEKTAIFFRIYRTLDKYVCLMCSDQSRSSLRQETEKTTYATIFDIDPNLKTISLRTLIDRSIIESFGDGGKVCITSRVYPSLAIEKDAHLYVFNNGSQSVVISKLNAWSMKQAEFGMENII; the protein is encoded by the exons ATGGAGAACATTACAAAAGATGCATCCCTAAACAGCATCAATAATGATCAGCCATATAGAACTTGGTATCACTTTCAGCCCCCAAAAAATTGGATGAATG ATCCTAATG GACCAATGTACTATAAAGGAGTTTACCATTTCTTCTACCAACATAACCCAGATGGAGCAACCTTTGGTAAAAAAATGGTATGGGGTCATTCTATATCCTATGATCTCATCAATTGGACACATCTAAAGCATGCTATTAGACCAGATTCTATTGGTGACATAAACAGTTGCTTCTCAGGCTCAGCAACTATACTCCCAGGTGAAAAACCTGTTATATTGTACACAGGAATTGATGGAAAAAAACACCAAGTTCAAAACTTAGCTTTTCCAAAGAATCTATTAGACCCTTTCTTAAGAGAATGGGAAAAACATCCTCAAAACCCTGTCATGACTCCACCTAGTGAAGTTGAAGAGGATAATTTTAGAGACCCTTCAACTGCATGGCAAGGAAAAGATGGTAAATGGAGAGTAGTAATTGGTGCTCAAAATGGTGATGAAGGAAAAGCTATTCTATACAAaagtgatgatttttttgattgGAAAGTTGACCCTAATCCTTTTTTTGCAACAGATGGTACTGGAGTTTGTGAATGTCCTGATTTTTTTCCTGTTTATGTTAATAGCACAAATGGGGTGGATACATCTGTGGAAAATTCAAGTGTTAGACATGTTTTTAAGATAAGTTATTTACGTAGACATCATGATTACTATTTTATTGGGAGTTATGTGTCTGATTCTGATAAGGAAAAGTTTGTTCCTGATGTAAAATATACTGGAAGTTGGAAGGAATTAAGATTTGATTATGGAAATTTTTATGCTTCAAAGTCATTTTTTGATTATGCTAAGAATAGGAGAATATTATGGGGTtgggtggaagaaaatgacTCTAGACAAGATAGCATTGAAAGAGGATGGGCTGGTTTACag ACAATTCCAAGGAAGTTTTGGCTTGATAAAGATGGGAAGCAATTAATGCAATGGCCAATTGAAGAGTTAGAAAAACTACGTGACAATCAAATCAATATCACAGGAGAGACACTCCTAGGTGGATCAACCCTTGAAGTACAAGGTATCACTGCATCTCAG GCTGATGTGGAAGTCTTGTTTGAGCTACCTGATCTACAAAATGCTGAGTTGATAGATCCAAGTGAAGTTGATCCTCAAATACTTTGCAGTGAACAATATGCTTCAAGAAATGGCATAATAGGGCCATTTGGTTTGTTAGCTTTAGCTTCAAAGGATCAGACAGAGAAGACTGCAATATTTTTCAGGATATACAGAACACTTGATAAATATGTATGCTTGATGTGCAGTGACCAGAGCag GTCGTCATTGCGGCAGGAGACTGAAAAAACCACATATGCAACTATCTTTGACATAGATCCTAATCTGAAAACAATTTCACTTAGAACTTTG ATTGACCGGTCCATTATTGAGAGTTTTGGTGATGGAGGGAAGGTTTGCATAACAAGTAGAGTTTATCCCTCATTGGCTATAGAGAAAGATGCACATCTCTATGTATTCAACAATGGAAGCCAGAGTGTAGTTATCTCAAAACTAAATGCTTGGAGTATGAAGCAAGCAGAGTTTGGCATGGAAAATATAATATAG